The genomic stretch GATTGCGCTGCTCGCCCGGCCGAGCGCTTTGTGTTGCCATCTACCACACCAGTTCTCGTGCAGCTATATAAATTCTCAGGAGGAGTCGCGAGATTCGTGATACGTGACTGGAACGTTTCGAGTCGGGCGCAACCGCTCAGTGCATCGCGTCTCCGCCGTCGGGGCTGAGCGTCTGGCCCGTGTAGTAGCTGCTGTCGTCGGACGCGAGGAAGACGGCGGTCGGAACCACGTCGTCCACCGTACCGAGGCGGCCCATCGGCAGTTCCGCCTCCTTCGCCGCGCGCCACTCCTCGGAGATGTCCGCGAGCAGGTCCGTCTCGATTGGGCCGGGAGCGATTGCGTTGACCGTGACCGTCGGCGCGACCTCACGAGCGAGGGCCCGCGTGAACCCGATGACGCCGCCTTTCGCCGCCGAGTAGTGGACGAGTTCCGGCGCGCCCTTGAAGCCGAGCTGAGAGGCGACGTTGATGACGCGGCCGTGGCCGGCGTCGAGCATCCCGGGAAGGACGTACCGCGTGACGAGGAACACGCCCCGGAGGTCCACGGCCATCACGTCGTCCCACATCTCTGACGACATCTCCACGAGCGGCGACTGAGTGACGATGCCCGCGTTGTTCACGAGGACGTCTGCGGGGCCGAAGCGCGACTCGAACCGCTCGACCATCGACGTGACGCTCTCCTCGTCGCTCACGTCCCCCTCGAGTGCGATTGCGACGCCGCCGGCATCCTCGATTTCCTCGACCACTTCCTGCGCCTTGCGTTCCTCCCCCTCTCCAGGTGGGTGGTTGACCGCGACCGACGCGCCCGCTTCGGCCAGTCCAACCGCGATTCCACGTCCGATACCCGCGCTCGCCCCGGTCACGAGCGCTGTCCTGTCTGCTAAACGATCCATGCGCACTACTCTCACGGGCACAGCAAAAGTGTTCGCTGCGCCGCCTGAACAATTATCACGACCGACGCTAACTAGTGGCACATGTCGAAGGAAGCCGTGTACGAACGAGCGAGCATGGACAACAGCGTGGGCTACGGCGAGCGCCCGGCGGTGCTGGTGGTCGATTTACAGAAAGGATTCACCGACCCAGAGAATCCCCTCGGTGGCGACCTCTCGGGCGTTCTCGACCGGACGAACGCCATTCTCGGGGCGGCCCACGCGGCGGATGTCCCGGTGGTCCACACCCGAATCGTGAGCAGTCACCCGACCTGTGCGGACATGGGCATCTGGCAGGAGAAGATTCCGCGACTCGACACGCTCGCGGCGGGCAGCGAATGGGTCGAACTGGACGAGCGACTGGCCGTCGCCGACGACGACCACGTCCTCGACAAGCGACAGGCGAGTGGCTTCCACGAGACGGAACTCAACTCGATGCTCGTCGCGTGGGGCGTCGATACGCTCATCGTGACGGGGTGTACGACCAGTGGGTGCATCAGAGCCTCCGTGGTCGATGCCTGCGCCCACGGCTATCGCACCATCGTGCCCGCAGAAGCCGTCGGCGACCGGTCTGCGGCCCCACACGACGCGAACCTGTTCGACATGAACGCGAAGTACGCGGACGTCCGGCCGGTCGAAGAAGTCGTCGAATACCTCGAAAAAGGTCGCTGAGGAGGGTCAGTCTGCTTTGAACGGGGCGAACGTGTCGATGACCTCCTCGACGTTCGGCCCGAGCGAGTAGAGCGCGGGTTCCGTACAGCCAGCGTCGCAGTACTCCTGAACCTTAGTGACGCAGTCATCGGGCGTCCCGGCGGCGACGATGTTCGTGACCACTTCGTCAGAGACCAGCCTGCTCGCCCGTTCGATGTCTGCGGCGTCGGCGGGCCAGCCGCCGAGTTCCTGTTCGACCTGCGCGCCGATTTCGGGGTCGATGCCACAGGCCTTGCGGATGTGGGGTTGCTGGCCGATGTACTGGGTGACGAGGCCCCGAGCGTTGTCGATGGCCACGTCGCGGTCTTCGTCCATCGAGACGGCGATGAGTTGCGGGCGGTCAACGTCGTCGATGCTCCCGCCCTGTTTTTCGACGCCCTTCTGGAGCGCCTCCATCGCCTGCTCGTTGTGGGACGGCGGAATCAAGTAGTTCATGAACACGCCGTCGACGACGCCGAGACCGGTGAGTTCGCCGGACATCTTGTTCATCGTGAGGCCCGTCGCGCCGATGTAGATGGGGACGGTCCGTGGCTCTGCGTTTGCCCGCACGAGGTCGAGTTCGATGTCGTCGACGTCGATGAACTGCCCGTCGTAGGTGACGTTTTCTAAGTCGAGAAGTTTGCGCAGGACGGTGCAGTACTCCCACATGTAGCGAAGCGGGTTCTTGCGGTCGATGCCCACCTTGCTCGCGAGTGGGTCCCACCACGCGCCGATGCCGAGCATGGCTCGGCCACCGGAGAGTTCGTGGAGCGTCGAGAACGTCTGTGCCATGAGCGCGACGTTCCGGGTGTAGCAGTTGGTCACGCCCGGGGCGAACTTGATGGTGTCCGTCACCTGGGTGTACGCACCCATCACCGTCATCGCGTCGCGGACGAGGCGAGACTCGCCCTGCCAGACGGTGTCGAAACCGTTGTCTTCTGCGTATTTTGCGTACCGAATTTCCTCACGGATGTCCGGGCGCTCCCAGTTCCAGATGGCCAGCCGGTCGAAGGTTGGGTCTGCCATGTTAGCGCTCCTCCGCGATGTTGACAGCCGCATTCGCGAGCGTCGAGGCGGCCGAATAGCAGTCGTCCCAGCTCGTGTACTCGCTTTCGTTGTGGCTCTTACCGTTCTCGCTCACGGCGAACACCATCCCGGTGTCACAGACGCTGTGCATGTGGGTCGCGTCGTGGCCCGCACCGCTGAAGATGCGCATGCTGTCGAGTTCGAGGTCGTCTGCGGCCTGCTGAACCGCGTTTACACACTGATCTGCGAAGGTGACGCTCGGCGCGCGCATTCGCTCGTGCCACTCCCACTCGACGCCCTCGCGCTCTGCAGCCCACTCTGCCTCCTGGAGGACGCGCTGGTAGGCTTCCTCCACCACGTCGTCGTCTGCGTCTCTGAATCCCCAGGTGATGGTTACCTCGTCGGGGATGATGTTGATAGAGTTCGGCTTTACGTCCA from Haladaptatus sp. QDMS2 encodes the following:
- a CDS encoding SDR family NAD(P)-dependent oxidoreductase: MDRLADRTALVTGASAGIGRGIAVGLAEAGASVAVNHPPGEGEERKAQEVVEEIEDAGGVAIALEGDVSDEESVTSMVERFESRFGPADVLVNNAGIVTQSPLVEMSSEMWDDVMAVDLRGVFLVTRYVLPGMLDAGHGRVINVASQLGFKGAPELVHYSAAKGGVIGFTRALAREVAPTVTVNAIAPGPIETDLLADISEEWRAAKEAELPMGRLGTVDDVVPTAVFLASDDSSYYTGQTLSPDGGDAMH
- a CDS encoding isochorismatase family protein, whose amino-acid sequence is MSKEAVYERASMDNSVGYGERPAVLVVDLQKGFTDPENPLGGDLSGVLDRTNAILGAAHAADVPVVHTRIVSSHPTCADMGIWQEKIPRLDTLAAGSEWVELDERLAVADDDHVLDKRQASGFHETELNSMLVAWGVDTLIVTGCTTSGCIRASVVDACAHGYRTIVPAEAVGDRSAAPHDANLFDMNAKYADVRPVEEVVEYLEKGR
- a CDS encoding LLM class flavin-dependent oxidoreductase produces the protein MADPTFDRLAIWNWERPDIREEIRYAKYAEDNGFDTVWQGESRLVRDAMTVMGAYTQVTDTIKFAPGVTNCYTRNVALMAQTFSTLHELSGGRAMLGIGAWWDPLASKVGIDRKNPLRYMWEYCTVLRKLLDLENVTYDGQFIDVDDIELDLVRANAEPRTVPIYIGATGLTMNKMSGELTGLGVVDGVFMNYLIPPSHNEQAMEALQKGVEKQGGSIDDVDRPQLIAVSMDEDRDVAIDNARGLVTQYIGQQPHIRKACGIDPEIGAQVEQELGGWPADAADIERASRLVSDEVVTNIVAAGTPDDCVTKVQEYCDAGCTEPALYSLGPNVEEVIDTFAPFKAD